CCATTGTCTTAATTTGTCATTCTTATTTGCCTCTTGCTGTGTAAGCCTGCATTGTGCCTGGCAACTGTTACCTAGTGACAATTTCAGCTGCTTTAGCCATTGGCTGTGCTGTTGATTGGGGCAGAAGGACCGAGTCACCTTTCTGATAGTGAGTTCTTCTGCATCAGCTAAGGATAAAGAGGAGCAGCAGGCTCAGGTGCAAGCAATAATTTTGAGAGAGAATGTGAGAAATAGTGACAGCATTCTTGTAACTGCCTCCCAGTAAATAGGACTTCTGTATCAAGCAGTTCACCGTAGCAGTTGATAAGAATGAACGTAGGTGAGAAACATTGGTTTATTGCTGTAGcaagagcatttttttaaaaagtagtaattTTGTAACAGATTGTTACTTATAgacagagagaatgaacaaatgACAAGTGTATTGGGGATGTTATAAAATCAAAAAGAACCTTCTGTACAGCATGATGGTGCACGTTGGAAAATTAACTTCAAAAGAATGCTTTCTATCAAACTACTGCATCAGAAGTGGAGAAAATGCTTCTTTTCTAGTGAATGAAATTCTTTCAGAAGGAGCAGCCAAGACTATCAAAAGCACCAGTGAGATGTCGGTACTTTTAAAGGGACGTTAAACAAATGCTAAAATAATATCTAAATGACCTTGGAAATCTTTTTATTTGGATTGATTCATTCTTGTCTGCCTCTTCCTAATCTCAGGAATTCTAGGATTAAagatattttcagtatttctgggtttttttaaaaacaagactgTGTATATTTAGTAACCTAGCTAATGGTCCTTGCACTAATCAAGCAGTTACTCAAAAATGAATACAGAAGAGGCTTTCTTTAACATATGGCTGCTCCATAACTGCAAATACAATTAACAGGTAATGTCCAGCTATTAGAAGATCTGGTTTTTAAAGCAGAGATTTATCATGCTAATCATCTAATAAAAACCGAAAGTCTGTGGCAGCCTAGAAGCTGAAGCTGAATGACAGAATATTGGAGTAAACAATGGCAGCTTTTCTAGTCTGATCAGCATTTCATTAGCTTCACAGCAGAATGCAGATGGAAGTTTCTGTTCTTGTTGTATGGAGCTTGTGAAAGGATTCAGGTGTTGCCACAAAGGTGAGAAATATCATGGATATACCTATGAACTTCACTGTACTGATCCATTGTAGCAGatattttctgaagaaaattatttttgattatcaCTGCTGAAATGAAATGCAAGAAGGATTTATTTTGTCTGTGAGGACCTTGGATTGTGCTGCTGACATAGATAGTTGGAGTGGACCGTAACTGTTTAAAAGAGTTTTGAATACTGACGTAAAGCTCCAAAATTTATTCttacatttttgatttttaagtGAGTACACATGATCTTCCTCATTGTACAGGTTGATGTATGTTTTCTTTCCTGGGAGTCAGAGGACAAACCTGGCTTTCCCCATACCCTTCTCCCTCCAAATAAAATTCATTATTCATACACAAACTGTGGTGAGTCTGTTGGAATTAACCTGGACAGAAatgttttcctttcctctctaATGAATAGGATAGATGAAGCAAAGATCTCCTGAACGGAGCCAAAAGACACAGCACGATACGGTGAACTTTTCCTTGGTTTTCTAGACattctgtgatttaattatttaaatgaacaTAAAACATTAATTCATTTCTAAAGATTGCTGATTCAGGAAACCTGTTGTATTGAGacgtttctctctttttttattatttgtatttttctagCTAATTCCAAAGAAACTGCCtttctcaggaaaaaaacaatcacagaatttttttttgaggCAGTTGACTTCTTCCTGtcctcccccttcctttttttttttttttttggtttttattttcatcttccacaaatacagtaaaaagaacCTGTTTTCTTTAGAAGTGCCTTGTGTTTGATAAAGATGGAGAGCACTGGAGGAAATCGGTCAGTGgcctttttggcttttttttctttcctcaaagCTAAGGTGTGTCAGAGCGTTGCATTGATGCTGAAGGGGCATCAACAGCTATGAGACTGTAATCTCCCTGATAGAAGCACTGGCCGTGTCTACAAAGAGAGATGATGAGACTCTGAGGCAGAGTTTAGCTGATGTTGGGCAGGTCACCTGCTCACTGTAGCTCTGATTGCAGTGTTCCCTAATCCCAAACCATGAACCACTCCAGATGGACTGAATGGAGCACTCTGAACATGAGCAGTAGCATTGTGAATGTGTCTGAGCATCTCTCCTGTCCGCTAGGATTTGGTCACTACAATGCAGTCGACATCTGCATCCTTGAGACGGTCATTATTGTTTTGctaacatttttaattattgcTGGTAATTTAACTGTAATATTTGTCTTTCACTGTGCTCCGCTCTTACATCATTATACCACCAGCTGTTTTATTCAGACTATGGCCTATGCTGATCTTTTTGTTGGAATTAGCTGCCTGGTTCCTACATTATCATTGCTTCACTACTCTACAGGTGTCCATGAGTCCTTGACTTGTCAGGTTTTTGGATACATCATCTCTGTGCTGAAGAGTGTCTCCATGGCATGTCTTGCTTGCATCAGTGTCGACCGCTATCTTGCTATTACAAAACCTCTCTCCTATAATCAACTGGTCACGCCTTGTCGCTTGAGAATCTGTATCATTTTGATTTGGATATACTCTTGTCTGATCTTCTTACCTTCCTTTTTTGGTTGGGGAAAACCTGGTTACCATGGTGATATTTTTGAATGGTGTGCTACCTCCTGGCTCACCAATGCCTATTTTACTGGCTTTATTGTGTGTTTACTGTATGCTCCAGCTGCTTTGGTAATCTGCTTCACATATTTCCACATCTTCAAAATTTGCCGGCAGCACACCAAAGAGATAAATGACAGGAGAGCTCGTTTTCCTAGCCATGAAGTGGATGCTGCTGGAGAGACTGGGCACAGCCCTGACCGCCGCTATGCCATGGTTTTATTTCGGATAACCAGTGTGTTTTACGTGCTTTGGCTCCCCTATATCATATACTTTCTGCTGGAGAGTTCTAGGGTGCTGGAAAATCCAGCACTTTCCTTCTTAACAACATGGCTTGCTATAAGCAATAGTTTCTGCAACTGTGTGATATATAGCCTCTCCAACAGTGTTTTCAGGCTGGGACTCCGGAGACTGTCAGAGACAATATGTTCATCTTGTATGTGTTTAAAAGACAGGGATGTACGGGACCCCAAACCTAGAAAACGGGCTAATTCCTGctccatttaaagaaaactgggacaactaatgaaatgcAATCTGACATTGGGTTTGGATAGCATTTGATACATCTGGAAATTTGccacaacagaaatatttatttgaatagtTCCTAGGACATGAGATGGGGTTTGCAAGTGATTCGTAATAAAGGAAAAGGTTGCTATGAAAGGGCACTGAAAGGGTACACAAATTATAATGAATATGGGTCTTGTGAAATTGTGTGGTGGTATGACAGAAATTTAACAGAAGATGAAAGAAATCAATATCTCATATCTTCCGCAGGGCATGAAATAACTGGCACTTCAAAGCAGGCTCCCCCTTGAGATAAATTAGTgacctattaattttttttccttttagagaAATTGTCATATATAGTATTATATATGTGGCAGGATATACAGTAGCTTCTAgcattaaaatatacttttttaaacaCAGTGAATGGTTCTCCATAAATGATATCGACAGAGGATGCATAATAAATGTTGCAATTTAACAATCAGCTGCACATAGTCTTTGCTTGTGTCTTGTACTATTTTCAGTTGTACAAATATCCACTAAaccttttccctccccttcttccccccaaacCCCATACAAATTAAAGAAACTGATGGGTACACTTTTTGGATAAAATTAAAGAtttgttttttgcatttctcATGCAGCTTCCACAAAGCCTGCTTCTTCTCCTCACCCCCCATTTCCATTTTTTCATGCCCTGCACCTTGGGTTCCGTTATTCAGAAGTGACTTAGTTAATGAAGGAGCCTGTCAgataaaattaatttcaaataacTTCTTCCTTCAGAAAATTCTGTCTATTTTTACTAGTTGGATGTTTGCATTCATCATATTCTAATGACTTTTACAAACTTTGTTCTCTGGATCCTGCTAAATTAGCACATAGTACTCATGTGGTGTCCTTTAGGATGTATTAAAGCTTTTCCTTTAGCAATTACACAAATAATCCTAATGCAAATATGATAACCACACACAGCAGTGTAACATCACTGCTCAGtgcatttaaaaatttttttaatggaaaataacttttctgtGGGGTCTGAATAGCTGACTGTTGTAGCTGCCAATCCTTTGTGTGAACCTAGCTTGcacatattgtatttttttaaaaaagaaaatgtaaagtaTGTGATCTGTGCCTAATATTTTCATAGCATATGGAGTAGGTCAATTTTAAGtctacaggattttaaaaaagaattacttGCTCTAAGAGAAATACTTTTGTGCAGTTATTAAATAGGTATTTATTAGAAGAGGAGGTGGAGAGACAATTTAGTATAAAATACAGAGAAGAGCCTCAGTATTGCCTTTTGTAATGAACTGCCTTTCAGGTTCACCGcttaaataaaatactttgcaaGGGCACTACATGTATAATGAATTGCCTAGGGTTCAGATATAGTATGAGAGGTAGTgagacattttaaatattagtttTAACCCAAGGTGCCATTTTCTCagatggtggtttttgttttttaaaaaggcctaaCTATTGCTACTCTTAAAGGCTGCGCTATAGTTTCTGATTTTACCCAAATGCATATAATGAAATTGTGCCTATGACTTTTCATAACGGAAGTCAACCCTATTTGCACACCAATGGTTTGACTACAgtagtctctttaaaaaaaaaaaaaaaaagtatgcattgTTTTATTGAGGTGGTTCTGAActcctgtacatttttaaaagtgtaagaaagatagaaaaaataaaaagaataaagtaGTATTATGTATATCAAAACCACACTTGGCTTTAGTTCCCTGATGTTGTTCTGTGTTCTCTGAAAGTCCAAATGGGTGACAACTAAggaattagaattaaaaaaaaaaaaaaaacctttaattttTGGGGTTTTTGCTTTCCCTACATCATGCGACTGTGTCATTGTTTCTAATATTGTGTATTGCTGAGCCAGGTTTAAGTGCCCCTTGGAACTTTCCTCTAGTCTAGCTAAGCTTATTTGGTGTTGATAATTACCCCATGTTAATACTCCAGATAGAATTTGAGAGGAATTCCTTGGTACCATTGTCTTTACCCCATATATCTCATAGTTGTTCCTTTCTAGACAGATGAACCTATTCCTTCCCTTCTGAAGACAATGGGTGAAATTTTTATAAGTGCTTAAGTGGTTTAGTGTGATATTTAATGAGTTTTAGGCATTTTGGTGCCTATGTGTCattgaaagagagggagagatttaggctcctaagtatcCAGGGTgtgtaaaaaattatttaaaaataaatcaaaataagagtttgtttaaattattttttctttttaaaaacaaacctttttaaaatggcctatgttaaggcctaaatttattataatctattaaaatagtttaaatacatgaaagaaaaatgctgctttaatgAGCCCTCCTCAAATTTTAATGAGTTAATGGGTTCAGCTTTTTTTATGGTACAGAGAATCAGGGGGAAAACATCTCTAACTTTTGCAGTCAGTTAAGCTTTATAAATGTCACAATACCATATTCAGtatctatattatttttaatctttgcaCTTGAGTGAATGCTAGTATTTACATTTACTTTCAGTTCTGCTGAGCAAAAAAGCTTTTGTCTTAATTACTTTTGTTTTCAATTAAGCCAGCAGatgaagagaaaatattttcttcatttggactaaTTGATTCAAAAGGGAGAAACCAACCAGGAGTTGAAAAAATAGGAAAGCATGTTTTCATTCAATCTCTGAATAAAAACCAGGTGTGAGAGAGAATTAAATCTATTAAGTCTAAAAGTTGAAGGACAAGGGGGCAGGtattcaaaagtatttaggttcctaaatatgcAGATAGGCTTctagtgggattttgaaaagtacCTAATCAGGGAAAAGTACCTAACCCATCAGCACTGTTGGCCCCCAGATACCTTTTTTATTTCCTGGTCACCATAGGCCAGATTTAC
This genomic window from Dermochelys coriacea isolate rDerCor1 chromosome 8, rDerCor1.pri.v4, whole genome shotgun sequence contains:
- the GPR52 gene encoding G-protein coupled receptor 52; this encodes MNHSRWTEWSTLNMSSSIVNVSEHLSCPLGFGHYNAVDICILETVIIVLLTFLIIAGNLTVIFVFHCAPLLHHYTTSCFIQTMAYADLFVGISCLVPTLSLLHYSTGVHESLTCQVFGYIISVLKSVSMACLACISVDRYLAITKPLSYNQLVTPCRLRICIILIWIYSCLIFLPSFFGWGKPGYHGDIFEWCATSWLTNAYFTGFIVCLLYAPAALVICFTYFHIFKICRQHTKEINDRRARFPSHEVDAAGETGHSPDRRYAMVLFRITSVFYVLWLPYIIYFLLESSRVLENPALSFLTTWLAISNSFCNCVIYSLSNSVFRLGLRRLSETICSSCMCLKDRDVRDPKPRKRANSCSI